The Selenomonas sp. AB3002 genome contains a region encoding:
- the yjfF gene encoding galactofuranose ABC transporter, permease protein YjfF: MKRRLNDLIASPYFSFFVTVALFAILYGAGIMAYKGFSRPQVFLNLFIDNAALIIVTVGITFTLIIVGIDLSVGAVLALSCMVLAWLLANTSIPVGLAVLLVLLMGLVFGAAQGYIITKFDLQPFIITLAGMFFCRGMTAVISRDTIQITNETFVAIASYRIDLGFGFLSVGAVLAMIVLAIAAVVLGFTKFGRAVFAIGGSESSAALMGLPVFRTKVIVYTISGFCSALGGVAYALIMLTGYNLHGLGMEMDAIASSVIGGTLLSGGVAFIPGALFGVLIQGVILTFISFQGTLSAWWTKIVVGALLCVFIVMQAFITEQKNKLSQKSSMEEPPSDPKPSAV, from the coding sequence ATGAAACGCAGATTAAACGATCTTATTGCCTCACCCTATTTTTCCTTCTTTGTGACGGTGGCTCTCTTTGCCATCCTCTACGGGGCAGGCATCATGGCTTACAAGGGGTTCTCAAGGCCCCAGGTTTTCCTCAATCTCTTTATTGATAATGCGGCCTTGATTATCGTGACCGTAGGCATTACCTTTACCCTGATCATCGTGGGCATCGACCTTTCTGTAGGTGCTGTGCTGGCCCTGTCCTGCATGGTGCTGGCATGGCTCCTGGCCAATACTTCCATTCCCGTGGGACTGGCTGTGCTTCTCGTGCTCCTGATGGGCCTGGTTTTCGGTGCCGCTCAGGGGTATATTATCACCAAATTTGATTTGCAGCCCTTCATCATCACCCTGGCAGGCATGTTCTTCTGCCGCGGCATGACGGCTGTGATTTCCCGTGATACCATCCAGATTACCAATGAGACTTTCGTAGCTATTGCCAGCTATCGCATTGACCTGGGCTTTGGCTTCCTGTCTGTGGGCGCGGTGCTGGCCATGATAGTTCTCGCCATCGCAGCTGTGGTTCTCGGGTTCACCAAGTTTGGCCGGGCTGTCTTCGCCATCGGCGGCAGCGAAAGCTCTGCTGCCCTCATGGGCTTGCCGGTGTTCCGCACCAAGGTCATCGTCTACACCATCAGCGGATTTTGCTCCGCTCTGGGCGGCGTGGCCTATGCTCTCATCATGCTGACGGGCTACAACCTCCACGGCCTTGGCATGGAAATGGATGCCATCGCCTCCTCCGTCATCGGCGGCACCCTGCTGTCCGGCGGCGTGGCCTTCATCCCTGGCGCCCTCTTCGGTGTGCTGATCCAGGGCGTCATCCTGACCTTCATCTCCTTCCAGGGCACTCTTTCCGCCTGGTGGACGAAAATCGTGGTAGGAGCCCTGCTCTGCGTCTTCATCGTCATGCAGGCCTTCATCACCGAGCAGAAAAACAAGCTTTCCCAGAAATCCTCCATGGAAGAGCCCCCCAGCGACCCCAAGCCCAGTGCGGTGTGA
- a CDS encoding ABC transporter permease has protein sequence MREKLKAFSDSSLFLPVVALAVLLTFNALFVDGFMTIQLTEDGRLYGRLIDILNRSCSLVILSLGMTFVIATAGIDISVGAVVAISAAVVCSLIGGRGDGVAETPMFLAILAAIGVGIFCGIWNGLLVAKFKIQAMVATLILMTAGRGVAQLMTGGQIITVYYKPFEYISGVIPGNILPTNIFIALAMVLLVAFLMKKTSIGLFIQSVGINPTAARYAGINVTMVIFLVYAFSGLCAGVSGLIESSLIRAADANNAGLNMEMDAILAVALGGTLLSGGKFYIGGSVVGAITIQTLTTTMYALGVSSDQLPVVKAAAVIIICLIQSKKAQEMFAAWKEKRNQKGKTAVQDPHRLAERMVNEA, from the coding sequence ATGAGGGAGAAATTAAAGGCTTTCAGCGACAGTTCGCTGTTCTTGCCGGTAGTGGCGCTGGCAGTGCTTCTGACCTTCAATGCCCTGTTTGTAGATGGATTCATGACCATACAGCTTACCGAGGACGGCAGGCTGTACGGGAGACTGATAGATATCCTGAACCGCAGCTGCTCACTGGTCATCCTGTCCCTGGGCATGACCTTCGTCATTGCCACGGCAGGCATCGATATCTCCGTAGGTGCCGTGGTGGCTATTTCCGCTGCCGTGGTCTGCAGCCTTATCGGCGGCCGCGGGGACGGTGTGGCTGAGACCCCCATGTTCCTGGCTATCCTGGCTGCCATCGGTGTAGGTATTTTCTGCGGTATCTGGAACGGCCTCCTGGTGGCCAAGTTCAAGATCCAGGCCATGGTGGCAACCCTGATTCTCATGACCGCAGGCCGCGGTGTGGCCCAGCTCATGACCGGGGGCCAGATCATCACTGTGTACTACAAGCCCTTTGAGTACATCTCCGGCGTCATTCCTGGCAATATCCTGCCCACCAATATTTTCATCGCCTTGGCAATGGTTCTCCTGGTGGCCTTCTTAATGAAGAAAACCAGCATCGGCCTCTTCATCCAGTCCGTGGGTATCAACCCCACCGCAGCCCGCTATGCAGGCATCAATGTCACCATGGTCATCTTCCTGGTGTACGCTTTCTCCGGTCTCTGCGCTGGTGTCTCAGGTCTGATTGAGAGCTCCCTGATTCGTGCGGCTGACGCCAACAACGCAGGCCTCAATATGGAAATGGATGCCATCCTGGCCGTGGCCCTGGGCGGTACCCTGCTCTCCGGCGGCAAGTTCTACATCGGCGGCTCCGTGGTGGGCGCCATCACTATCCAGACCTTGACCACTACCATGTACGCACTGGGTGTTTCCTCTGACCAACTGCCAGTGGTGAAGGCCGCAGCCGTCATCATCATCTGCCTCATCCAGTCCAAGAAAGCCCAGGAAATGTTCGCTGCCTGGAAGGAAAAACGCAACCAGAAAGGCAAGACGGCAGTTCAGGACCCTCACAGGCTGGCTGAAAGGATGGTGAATGAAGCATGA